The Lactuca sativa cultivar Salinas chromosome 2, Lsat_Salinas_v11, whole genome shotgun sequence genome includes the window TATTATTTCTAATGCTTTACCTGAACACCGTCAACATCACAACGATCACCGACATCAAAAGGATGCATTACGAACAAGAAAATAATGGCTTCGAATGTCGTCTTGCATGTGTTACCAAACACAAACACAACCAAAAGTAGTTGTGAACTTAGGAATATAAagaattgtgtggttgcaacttTAAGTATAAGAAGCCAAATCACGATTATTATGATACTAACAGCCAAATTGAACATTTGATGGAGTTTCTTCACGGCTGTCTTTGTATCATTCAGAGACAATGCAAGAGCTCTTCGTTCTCGATACACATTAACCTGGAAAAACGATATTTTTGGAATTCCCGTGAATCGAATCATTGTTGattatggaaaataaaaaaaattaacgatGTAGAAGAAAAAAGGTCTTACCACCCAATTCTTGAGAAGTGCCTTGCTGATTCCTTTGGTTTCACTATCTCCATCAAAGAGCCGTATTGCCTTCAACGCTTCATCTTCTCTCAGAAAACGCATTAAATCTTCTATATAAATGCGCCTATCAGGGAAAAAACAAGACTTAGTGAAAAGATGATCTATACAGAAATCAGATAAGGCTTTTGAATATAGAGAGAGTACTTTGGCTTTCAATTTTAGATGACGGGTCAAATGTCCCTAAACTAAAAATTACATATACGCTTAAATGTAATGAAATGCAATTTACTTTCATTATGGGCACCACaactataattgggtagatttttcaaaatataatgttCTAATGACAAAAAATGTTAAAAGTACCGCATTGTAATTATTATAAGTACAATATTATAATTAGGTAGATTTTTCAAGAGTACAAcgttttaataaaaaatatagaAGTACATTACTTTAATTTAAAGAAATGCAAGTAGGATGCTAAAATATGTATttaaaatgaaagtatgtttctCTTCTTGCATTTAGCCACCGCTAATGAGGGAACTCAAAATAACAAGGGAACCTGAGGGGAGCATAATATTATCTATGATCTTCAAGCTAGGGCACATGTTTACAAATTATAATATGGGATGAAACTCAACAAGCTTTCTAGGGTTATTTTGATAATAGGTATGAGAGTGTTTACGTCTTTTGTACAAAAGATAGATTGAGAATCAGTCCCCgttcaaccttttttttttggaaaaaagttATTTATAATTTTTGTCCTATTCATATCGGTCCTGGTCTCGGTCTGATGCATATCAAGTTGCCATGTTTTCCAACAAATTTGAATACGTAATTGGTTATAAGATTAAAAACTTACTTTGAGCCTTCCATAGCGACATTACAGAATATTCTCTTGGCTGCAATCTTAGCTTGCATTTCGTTTGTTATCTGCACCGCAGACTCGTCCTCATCACATGACTTTCCCAGTTGATCGTCTAAAGTAGACAAAACTCCTGTtctaacaatgctcatcaatctTTTCATGTTCCAAGCCGATATATTCTTCTGATTTAGCCTATGCAAGTGATCAATCGTGATCCCATCTTCAACTGGCATGTTAACTTCGTAAAATTTACCACTTTTACTATTGTTTCTTGGAGTTCCAATAAACCTCCCAGTTTTCTTGAATATATTAGCCTTAAGATCGGGTGGCAAACTGGTACcagcattttgaaaattttcaacctCCGAGATCATCTCATCCACCTCCTCTTGTTCTTGTTGAATCTCAATCACTGGTAGACCCGAAAGGGTTTCAATTACATATTGATTGAATAAAGATTCTTGAATCCGGTCGAAATACGTGCTCACATGGAAAGAGGATGCAAGAACTTTGACTAACAATGTTTTCAATAGCCAAACGATTGTCCCCACCAAAAGACATATCCAAATCTTTGTCACATAAGGCAAAACCTTTCCATGTGTCATATGGTTGACTTTTTCATGGAATATACATTGCCAAGCAATTAAAACTAACCCAAACCAAAGGCAATTTTGAACAGCATTTCGCAATCCATATACAAAATATAAAACCCTTTTTCGTAGTAAGAAGTTTCGTTCTATCGAGATTACTAGAAGCCTAATCGCCCAACCAGAAACCAATCTTCCACATATCAAAACCATTATCATAACCCCCCATTTCCACAATACAAGACCATAAAGTTTCTTGTGCTTAAAATAAGGAATTATGAATGTGCAAATTAAACCACCAAGAATCAGGATTAAACAAAATAACTGAAGTAAAGTCCATTTGCTATACCTTAACTGCTTATACTCATCAGGTAAATCATCATCCAAAAATGGATCTTCTTCATCGAATTCACTACCACCTTTTCCCAAAATTCCAGATTTCGATATTCTCCCTGACCTCTTATCTCTCTCCGGTGTATCCATTAACCTGGACTTGGTTTTCGTCCTCATCAAGGTCGATTTTCTCTTGAATGAAGCATTCCCGGAGCAAAGCGTCACTTCTTCTCCACCGCCGCTCGTACGACCACTACCATTGGACCGGCGCCGGTGCCTTATCGGTTGCGGCTCAATCACCTCATCGCGAAAATAAACCATAACTTCTTTCGGCGTCAGCGTGCCATAGTTATTCGGACTCTCAGCTATTCTTGATAACGGCGGCGACGGCGGCTCAGACGTTAGGAAATCGAACTTCTCACCGTCTTTTGAGAAATTGTAACTCGATTCTCTCCACACTGTGTTATAGTTAGCGTTTTCAAGGTCCACAACAGAGTTGTTGAAATTGTAGGACGCCTCCTCTGCTTCTGTAGTAGCAGCGACATTATCATCTGTAGCTTTCCCCCGAAACGATGGAGACGAAGGCATAGTAGGAACAGCGGATGTAAATTGATCAATGGTGTAATTGTTTTCGTTATGAAGGATTTGCTTTACTTCTGGTTCTATTTGTGTCGAAAGAATTTCTCAACTTATAATACAATTCGAAAAGATTTGAAGAATTTAAATCAGGGTTTTTAGATTAAATTATTATCCTTCAGTCGACTGTGAACCAGGTGATTGAATCATAATTGAAGCGACACAGATATCAGCTAATAATGTTGACAACAACAGGggaatgtttatcgtttatgaaGGAGAAAAACCTTCAACTTTATGTCGGGTTGCAGTTTACACCCTCATAAAAACAGTTATTTCAACTTAAACCCtgcctttttttttctttacaaACTCCAAATTTTCTGCACAACTGTACCTTGTGTTGTGTCAACCTTGTAGGCCCCATTTCACATAAAATATGCCAAAACCTAACATGAGCTAAGGGTGCACGGTATCAATGAAATTTTTGTCCCCATCATAGTTGGTATGGTGGGACTGGAGGCCCGCTGATCCACTCGGGTTCAATAGGAAGAGACTTCGTTGGATTGATGATATTTTCAACCAACaccactttttttttttctctcttatATGTTGTGGTATAtacataattaaaattttaattatcgttttgataaatgttttaatataatttaCTGAAATTATATCGGTTGGGAAGCTTGGGAAAGATGAATTTTTTATGTAAGAGTTGGAAAAAATGAAACAGATTTTTTATGTTGAGAATTGGAAAAAATGAAACTAAAGAGTATAAGAAATACTAACGTGACGTCTGAGAGAAAAAGATGTTTGGACCCAAAGATGATTTTTCCGATCCTAAGAATTTTGTATTATGTTTGTCATTTGTCGGCTAGAGCCTATGGACAACAAAAATTGTAGAGTTTTTggctcaattaaaaaaaaaaacattaataaaaatgCTTTATAGATTTTTGTTTTTTAGTAACTTTTTCATTTCACATTGATGATATTTTTGTTAGAAATTTGGCAATTCTGCCCCATCAaaatatatatcatgtgtatTTTTTGTTTTACTTCTGTCAAATATCTTTCAAAAATATTTCTCTATTCGTATCCAAAATAACTACTTCTAAGCATCTAACACGAATAACTACTTCTAAACATCTAATGTACTTGTTTTTCAATTAAATGTCAAATTTTAAGCAATTATATCTAATCTATTTTTCATTTGTCAtgttatttttcttttatatttcGTTAACAACAAAGCATTTTCTGAAAATCATAAAATTATTTATCATATTTCAGACTTATTCTTTAATTTTGGATTAACATTTTTTTATGTCCAAAGTGTTAGTCTGAAATatactttttattaaaaaaaatacttttagtCGAGTTaaattggtctgaaatgtctaGAAGGATCCCATTTTAGTTTTACTTAAATTAGTGTGAAATGTCTTTCATACATATGAAATGTCTAGAAGGATCCCATTTTAGTTTTACTTAAATTAGTGTGAAATGTCTTCCATA containing:
- the LOC111889526 gene encoding mechanosensitive ion channel protein 6, with protein sequence MPSSPSFRGKATDDNVAATTEAEEASYNFNNSVVDLENANYNTVWRESSYNFSKDGEKFDFLTSEPPSPPLSRIAESPNNYGTLTPKEVMVYFRDEVIEPQPIRHRRRSNGSGRTSGGGEEVTLCSGNASFKRKSTLMRTKTKSRLMDTPERDKRSGRISKSGILGKGGSEFDEEDPFLDDDLPDEYKQLRYSKWTLLQLFCLILILGGLICTFIIPYFKHKKLYGLVLWKWGVMIMVLICGRLVSGWAIRLLVISIERNFLLRKRVLYFVYGLRNAVQNCLWFGLVLIAWQCIFHEKVNHMTHGKVLPYVTKIWICLLVGTIVWLLKTLLVKVLASSFHVSTYFDRIQESLFNQYVIETLSGLPVIEIQQEQEEVDEMISEVENFQNAGTSLPPDLKANIFKKTGRFIGTPRNNSKSGKFYEVNMPVEDGITIDHLHRLNQKNISAWNMKRLMSIVRTGVLSTLDDQLGKSCDEDESAVQITNEMQAKIAAKRIFCNVAMEGSKRIYIEDLMRFLREDEALKAIRLFDGDSETKGISKALLKNWVVNVYRERRALALSLNDTKTAVKKLHQMFNLAVSIIIIVIWLLILKVATTQFFIFLSSQLLLVVFVFGNTCKTTFEAIIFLFVMHPFDVGDRCDVDGVQMVVEEMNILTTVFLRFDNLKIIYPNSVLATKPISNYYRSPDMGDAVDFCVHVSTPVEKIALMKERITSYIENKSDHWYPAPMIVLRDVDDMNRLKISIWLSHRINFQDMGERWVRRALLVEEMIKVFRDLDIEYRMLPVDVNVRNMQAVSSNRVPSTWTTLAN